A genome region from Proteus vulgaris includes the following:
- the btuC gene encoding vitamin B12 ABC transporter permease BtuC yields the protein MNKEVNPLIKLTKRQRIDDRKKLFLMALVLCFLFVFSLSVGEILLFPDQWLTDEAHLFVWQLRLPRVLAVMAVGASLAIAGAIMQALFQNPLAEPGLLGVSSGAGVCVVLLIVLQIGLSPWLISSAAIFGALGITLLLMFFTRIKKLSNAQLLLIGVALGVMASAIMTWLVYFSSALDLRQLMYWLMGSFSGIDWRHQILFWVLIPIILILILQADVLNYLSLGSFRAKQLGISVNQWRNWFILAVGILIGLSVALAGAISFVGLVVPHLLRLCGLTHYKTLLPACALAGGGLLLLADLLSRLILNGAEVPIGVITATLGAPIFIWLLATKEMGRL from the coding sequence ATGAATAAAGAAGTTAATCCCCTGATAAAATTGACTAAAAGACAACGCATTGATGACAGAAAAAAACTGTTTTTAATGGCGTTAGTATTATGTTTTTTGTTTGTTTTTTCTCTCTCTGTTGGTGAGATTTTGTTATTTCCAGATCAATGGTTAACAGATGAAGCCCATTTATTTGTTTGGCAACTCCGTTTACCAAGAGTACTTGCAGTTATGGCGGTGGGTGCTAGTCTAGCAATTGCTGGTGCTATTATGCAGGCTTTATTTCAAAACCCACTTGCAGAGCCGGGATTATTAGGGGTAAGCAGTGGTGCGGGAGTGTGCGTTGTATTACTTATTGTTTTACAAATTGGTTTAAGTCCTTGGTTAATAAGTAGTGCAGCGATATTTGGTGCATTAGGGATCACTCTCTTATTAATGTTCTTTACTCGAATAAAAAAGCTATCTAATGCTCAATTACTATTAATAGGTGTGGCACTAGGCGTTATGGCGAGTGCAATAATGACTTGGCTTGTTTACTTCAGTTCGGCTTTAGATTTAAGACAATTAATGTATTGGTTGATGGGGAGTTTTAGTGGCATTGATTGGCGCCATCAAATCTTATTTTGGGTCCTTATACCCATTATCTTAATTCTTATTCTACAAGCAGACGTTCTTAATTATTTATCGTTGGGTTCATTCAGAGCAAAGCAATTAGGTATATCTGTCAATCAATGGCGAAATTGGTTTATTTTAGCTGTTGGGATATTGATAGGGTTGAGCGTTGCTTTGGCGGGCGCCATAAGCTTTGTAGGACTTGTTGTTCCGCATTTATTAAGGCTATGTGGATTAACTCATTATAAAACGCTACTACCAGCGTGTGCGCTTGCTGGTGGTGGATTATTATTACTTGCTGATCTGCTATCTCGTTTGATTTTAAATGGTGCAGAAGTTCCGATTGGCGTGATTACCGCAACGCTTGGTGCGCCTATATTTATCTGGTTATTGGCAACAAAAGAGATGGGACGTTTGTAA
- a CDS encoding ATP-binding cassette domain-containing protein: protein MMLLKLDNLSVNKRINAFTEQVNYGERVHLIGANGAGKSTLLMAIAGELPFSGEIILNETSIKHYKYNDLSRIQSIVIQQLEALPFMPVFHYLSLYHKLSKMDAQQLNNLLNDFKIDKLLSKNIHHLSGGEWQRVRIVGVFIQLWSSYDLKGKLMLLDEPTNNLDVVQLAILDKWIEKFCQQGGAVIMSTHNLNHSYQKADRIWLIKNGCLVKSCAPVLLLDENLLSTTFNANIKCINDVDHIDWLVLQ from the coding sequence ATGATGTTACTTAAACTTGATAATTTAAGTGTTAACAAACGAATTAACGCATTTACAGAGCAAGTTAATTATGGAGAGCGCGTCCACTTAATTGGTGCTAATGGTGCGGGAAAAAGTACACTCTTAATGGCGATCGCTGGAGAGCTTCCATTTAGTGGTGAAATTATTCTAAACGAAACCTCAATAAAACATTATAAATATAATGATCTTTCTAGAATACAGAGCATTGTTATACAACAATTGGAAGCTTTGCCATTTATGCCTGTTTTTCATTATCTCTCGCTATATCATAAATTGTCGAAAATGGATGCACAGCAATTAAATAATCTGTTAAATGATTTTAAAATTGATAAATTATTGTCAAAAAATATTCATCATTTATCGGGAGGTGAATGGCAGAGGGTTAGAATTGTTGGTGTATTTATTCAATTATGGTCAAGTTATGATTTAAAAGGAAAATTAATGTTACTTGATGAACCAACAAATAATTTAGATGTCGTACAGTTGGCAATTTTAGACAAGTGGATTGAGAAATTTTGCCAACAAGGTGGTGCCGTTATTATGAGTACACATAATTTGAATCATTCTTATCAAAAAGCAGATAGAATTTGGCTCATAAAAAATGGATGTTTGGTCAAGTCTTGTGCTCCCGTGCTTTTGTTGGACGAAAATTTATTATCTACTACATTTAATGCAAATATTAAGTGCATCAATGATGTTGATCATATTGACTGGCTGGTTTTGCAATAA
- the arnB gene encoding UDP-4-amino-4-deoxy-L-arabinose aminotransferase — translation MSHFLPFSRPAIGDEEIKAVEDVLRSGWITTGPQNHQLEQNFCEKFGSKHAIAVCSATAGMHVVLMAMGIGAGDEVITPSQTWVSTINIITLLGAEPVMVDVDRDTLMVSAEDVKKAITPRTKAIIPVHYAGAPCDLDALRKVAQEAGIPLIEDAAHAIGTRYKNEWIGEKGTSIFSFHAIKNVTCAEGGLVVTDNDELANRVRCLKFHGLGVDAFDRQIQGRKPQAEVVEPGYKYNLSDIHAAIAVVQLGRLDEMNAKRAELVALYREKLKDAPLEMLSVPEYSHLHANHLFMVRVDKNACGIDRDTFMEKLKQKDIGTGLHFRAAHTQKYYRERYPSLSLPQSEWNSATLCSLPLFPDMSHEDVIRVVNAINEILSEHI, via the coding sequence ATGAGTCACTTCCTTCCTTTCTCTCGCCCTGCGATTGGCGATGAAGAAATCAAAGCCGTTGAGGATGTACTGCGTTCAGGTTGGATTACAACAGGCCCTCAAAATCATCAATTAGAGCAAAATTTTTGTGAAAAATTTGGTAGCAAACATGCTATCGCGGTTTGTTCTGCTACTGCTGGTATGCATGTTGTTTTAATGGCGATGGGAATTGGTGCTGGTGATGAAGTGATCACTCCATCACAAACGTGGGTTTCAACGATAAATATCATTACGTTACTTGGCGCAGAACCCGTGATGGTTGATGTCGACCGTGATACCTTGATGGTGAGTGCAGAAGACGTCAAAAAAGCGATTACGCCTAGAACGAAAGCAATTATTCCCGTTCATTATGCAGGTGCACCTTGCGATCTTGATGCATTAAGAAAAGTTGCACAAGAAGCAGGGATCCCTCTTATTGAAGATGCTGCGCATGCTATTGGGACTCGATATAAAAATGAATGGATTGGTGAAAAAGGAACTTCTATCTTCTCTTTTCACGCAATTAAAAACGTAACTTGTGCAGAAGGTGGATTGGTTGTTACGGATAATGACGAATTAGCCAATAGAGTACGTTGCTTAAAATTCCACGGTTTAGGGGTAGACGCCTTTGATAGACAAATTCAAGGTCGTAAGCCTCAAGCGGAAGTTGTTGAACCTGGCTACAAATATAACTTATCTGATATTCATGCTGCGATTGCCGTGGTGCAATTAGGTCGTTTAGATGAAATGAATGCTAAACGCGCTGAATTAGTTGCACTGTATCGTGAAAAACTCAAAGACGCTCCATTAGAAATGTTGAGTGTCCCTGAATATTCACATCTGCATGCAAATCACCTATTTATGGTGAGAGTCGATAAAAATGCTTGTGGTATCGATCGTGATACCTTTATGGAAAAATTGAAGCAAAAAGATATTGGGACAGGGCTTCATTTCCGTGCTGCGCACACACAAAAATATTATCGTGAGCGCTATCCTTCTTTATCCCTTCCTCAATCAGAATGGAACTCTGCAACGTTATGCTCGCTGCCGCTGTTTCCTGATATGAGTCATGAAGATGTTATTCGCGTTGTCAATGCGATCAATGAAATTCTTTCGGAGCATATTTAA
- the arnC gene encoding undecaprenyl-phosphate 4-deoxy-4-formamido-L-arabinose transferase, producing MSTFEKIKKVSVVIPVYNEEESLPQLLERTIKSCKQLEQEYELILVDDGSSDNSAKMLEEAAAIEENHVIAIILNRNYGQHSAIMAGFNQADGDLVITLDADLQNPPEEIPRLVATAEEGYDVVGTRRRNRQDSWFRKTASKMINSMITKATGRSMGDYGCMLRAYRRHIVDAMLQCHERSTFIPILANTFARRTIEIDVAHAEREYGDSKYSFLKLINLMYDLLTCLTTAPLRLLSIVGSVIAVSGFVLALLLIILRIIFGAMWAAEGVFTLFAILFMFIGAQFVAMGLLGEYIGRIYNDVRARPRYFIQKVVGVNKPNEDQEKD from the coding sequence GTGTCAACATTTGAAAAAATCAAAAAAGTATCGGTTGTAATTCCCGTTTATAACGAGGAAGAAAGCCTTCCTCAGCTTTTAGAACGTACCATAAAGAGCTGTAAACAATTAGAACAAGAATATGAACTGATCCTTGTTGATGATGGTAGTAGTGACAATTCAGCTAAGATGTTAGAAGAAGCCGCTGCAATTGAAGAAAATCACGTTATTGCAATTATTTTAAATCGTAATTACGGTCAACACTCCGCCATTATGGCGGGTTTTAATCAGGCTGATGGTGATTTAGTGATCACATTAGATGCTGATTTACAAAATCCACCGGAAGAGATCCCAAGACTTGTCGCGACGGCTGAAGAAGGGTATGACGTTGTTGGAACACGTCGCCGTAATCGTCAAGATTCATGGTTCCGTAAAACCGCTTCAAAAATGATCAACTCCATGATCACTAAAGCAACCGGTCGCTCTATGGGAGATTATGGTTGTATGTTGCGAGCCTATCGTCGCCATATTGTTGATGCGATGTTACAGTGTCACGAAAGAAGTACATTTATTCCTATTCTTGCGAACACATTCGCTCGTCGTACTATTGAAATCGATGTTGCACACGCAGAGCGTGAATATGGCGATTCAAAATACAGTTTTTTAAAACTGATTAACTTAATGTACGACTTATTGACTTGTCTTACCACGGCACCATTACGTTTATTAAGCATTGTCGGCAGCGTGATCGCTGTATCTGGCTTTGTCTTAGCCTTATTGTTAATTATTTTACGTATTATTTTCGGTGCAATGTGGGCTGCTGAAGGTGTATTCACACTTTTTGCAATCTTATTTATGTTTATCGGAGCGCAGTTCGTTGCAATGGGCTTATTAGGTGAGTATATAGGCCGAATTTATAATGATGTAAGAGCGCGTCCTCGGTATTTTATCCAAAAAGTGGTTGGCGTTAATAAACCCAACGAAGATCAGGAAAAAGACTAA